The Deltaproteobacteria bacterium sequence CCGTCCGGTCAGAAAGCATTTCTTTGAATTCGACGATTCATCATTTGCCTGTCGAGGGCCCCAAATTTCCAACCCGCGAATAGTGTTTTGGATCATTCGACCATCCTTGAAAAAAATCGGCTCATTTCCGTTATCCATGATCATGGCGGCCTGGCCGGCATGCGGAGTAGGTATGATGGGAGAAGACTCATGGCAAGACAAATAACCCATTCCCTACCGCGAACGCACCCGTTCGCACCCCCGTGTCATCCTGCCTCCTGATTTTCCAGTTTCAAAAAATTCGATTGAATTTTTTATAGACACTTGACAACGACATTTTTAGTGATAAAAAATGTCGCCATGGAAAGCACGAATCAGAAACTCACCCTGGCTGAGGTCTGCGCCTTGACCGGCGTCAATCAGCGCACGGTCCGCTTCTACATCCAGAAAGGCCTGGTGGATCGGCCCGTGGGTCTGAAGAAGGCGGCCTATTAC is a genomic window containing:
- a CDS encoding MerR family transcriptional regulator, with translation MESTNQKLTLAEVCALTGVNQRTVRFYIQKGLVDRPVGLKKAAYYTREHVRQLLEIEKWKGVGMTLEGIREVMIRDGDDLPLPPPPREPG